In the Pseudanabaena sp. PCC 7367 genome, one interval contains:
- a CDS encoding HlyD family efflux transporter periplasmic adaptor subunit translates to MSTPKQTNGAGSISLPQNIPPSSALSPLRKLTPGATRLGQFDQPVTLEQSGQWSRSILWALLGVTTAAITWASIARIEEAVPAQGQLEPQGAVKEIESSVGGVVSAIHVVDGQEVAAGDLLVSLDTTVSSSQFDSLKQVKEIIEQESAYYEAKMDGVEPELSETASPRLRTLTINRDTLLRENRLLLAQLQGVTNGEFNPAEIQRLQAHQTDLNLRFKVANLEADQLAEQVEQTDIRIANLTKVRDINQELLDNLKPLLADGVVSRVQFIRQELEVQNIQAEIDQLQQEKQGLQVGIIRAKTTADSIMATASQNLLTEIAENSKRIAEIESDISREIVTNTREIAEIDSRITQTEQTIKYEEVRAPVAGKVFDLQPTSAGFVAAANEPILKLVPDETLIARVYISSQDIGFVEEGMSVDVRIDSFPFSEFGDVKGKVVFIGSDSLPPDQIRPFYSYPAHIELERQDIMIREKPVNLQSGMSLSVNILVRDRRVISLFTDLFINTTDGFKFVR, encoded by the coding sequence ATGAGTACTCCCAAACAAACCAATGGTGCGGGTTCAATTTCCCTGCCGCAAAATATTCCGCCCAGCTCAGCCTTATCACCACTTAGAAAGCTCACCCCAGGTGCAACACGGCTGGGCCAGTTTGATCAGCCTGTTACGCTCGAGCAATCGGGGCAATGGTCACGTTCTATCCTTTGGGCGTTGCTTGGCGTGACTACGGCAGCGATCACCTGGGCTAGCATTGCCAGGATTGAAGAAGCAGTACCTGCTCAGGGTCAATTAGAACCCCAGGGGGCAGTGAAAGAAATCGAATCTTCAGTAGGTGGGGTAGTCAGTGCGATCCATGTGGTTGATGGCCAGGAAGTGGCAGCAGGCGATCTGCTGGTGAGCCTTGATACCACGGTTTCATCTTCTCAGTTCGACTCACTTAAGCAGGTCAAGGAAATTATTGAGCAAGAAAGTGCCTACTATGAAGCCAAGATGGATGGCGTGGAGCCAGAGCTAAGTGAAACAGCCTCACCTAGACTGAGAACCCTCACGATTAACCGCGATACGCTGCTACGAGAGAATAGATTACTCCTGGCTCAATTGCAGGGTGTAACCAATGGCGAGTTTAATCCTGCCGAAATTCAGCGCTTACAGGCTCATCAAACTGATTTGAATCTCCGCTTTAAGGTGGCCAACCTGGAAGCTGATCAACTGGCTGAGCAAGTAGAGCAAACCGATATCAGGATTGCTAATTTAACTAAGGTTAGAGATATCAATCAAGAGCTACTGGATAATTTAAAACCACTCCTGGCCGATGGTGTGGTATCGCGGGTGCAGTTTATCCGTCAGGAATTAGAGGTACAGAATATCCAGGCGGAAATCGATCAATTGCAGCAGGAAAAGCAGGGATTACAGGTTGGCATTATCAGAGCTAAAACAACCGCCGATAGCATCATGGCCACTGCCAGTCAGAATCTACTCACTGAGATCGCCGAAAATAGTAAACGCATTGCCGAAATAGAGAGCGATATCTCCAGGGAGATTGTCACCAACACCAGGGAGATCGCCGAGATCGATAGTCGCATCACCCAGACCGAGCAAACAATCAAATATGAAGAAGTGAGAGCCCCGGTAGCAGGTAAAGTATTTGACCTCCAGCCCACCTCGGCAGGGTTTGTAGCTGCTGCCAATGAGCCTATCCTCAAGTTAGTACCTGACGAGACTTTGATCGCCAGAGTTTATATCAGTAGCCAGGATATTGGGTTTGTAGAAGAGGGGATGTCAGTGGATGTCAGGATTGATTCATTCCCATTCAGTGAGTTCGGCGATGTGAAAGGCAAAGTAGTTTTCATTGGCTCTGACTCATTGCCACCGGATCAAATCAGGCCATTCTATAGCTATCCTGCCCACATTGAATTAGAACGCCAGGATATTATGATCCGCGAAAAGCCCGTCAACCTGCAATCGGGTATGTCACTTTCTGTCAATATCCTGGTGCGCGATCGGCGAGTAATCAGTCTGTTTACTGACTTGTTTATTAATACTACTGATGGGTTTAAGTTTGTAAGATAG
- a CDS encoding Uma2 family endonuclease, with translation MVEYNALLRLPSSDELPDSDDTPVDSELQDLIPALLRAILSIIWSDRQDWILACDMGIYYDLDNPRVPIVPDGFLSVGVTKHKGEFGRKSYVMWEEDFIAPVMVIEHVSHTYGGEYDQKIQKYAKLGALYYVIYNPEFYRRDQHEPFEVYKLIEGKYILQSGEPVWLPELNLGIGRASGIFEAWQREWLFWYDQDGNRYPSPVEVIQQQETQNAKLLKKLQELGIDPDTL, from the coding sequence ATGGTAGAGTACAATGCGCTGCTGCGTCTGCCCAGTTCAGATGAATTACCCGACTCTGACGATACGCCTGTGGATAGTGAACTGCAAGATTTAATCCCTGCTTTGTTGCGAGCCATATTGTCAATTATCTGGTCAGATCGCCAGGATTGGATTTTGGCTTGTGATATGGGCATTTATTATGACTTAGATAACCCCAGGGTGCCGATCGTGCCGGATGGGTTTCTCAGCGTTGGTGTGACCAAACACAAGGGTGAATTTGGGCGTAAGAGCTATGTGATGTGGGAAGAGGATTTCATTGCGCCAGTTATGGTGATTGAACATGTATCCCATACCTATGGGGGCGAGTATGACCAGAAAATCCAAAAATATGCCAAGCTAGGCGCGCTTTACTATGTGATCTATAACCCTGAATTTTATCGCCGTGATCAGCATGAACCCTTTGAAGTCTATAAGTTGATTGAAGGCAAGTATATATTGCAATCAGGTGAGCCAGTTTGGTTGCCAGAGTTAAATCTAGGTATAGGTAGAGCCAGTGGCATTTTTGAAGCCTGGCAGCGAGAATGGTTATTCTGGTATGACCAGGACGGAAACAGATATCCATCGCCTGTGGAAGTAATCCAACAGCAAGAAACTCAAAATGCGAAATTACTCAAGAAGTTGCAAGAGCTAGGTATTGATCCCGATACTCTTTAG
- a CDS encoding Uma2 family endonuclease — protein MVEYNALLRLPSSDELPDSDDTPVDNELQDLVPALLRAILSIIWADRQDWILACDMGIYYDLDNPRVPIVPDGFLSVGVTKHKGEFGRKSYVMWEENFIPPIMVFEHVSHAYGGEYDAKMLKYAKLGALYYVLYNPQFYRRDRHEPFEVYKLIEGEYVLQAGEPVWLPELNLGIGRADSIFDSWEREWLFWYGQDGNRYPSPAEIIQQQANSAKQQLEQERARADRLAEKLKELGIDPNDL, from the coding sequence ATGGTAGAGTACAACGCGCTGCTGCGTCTGCCCAGTTCAGATGAATTACCCGACTCTGACGATACACCTGTGGATAATGAACTCCAGGATTTAGTTCCCGCCCTACTACGAGCCATATTGTCAATTATATGGGCCGATCGCCAGGATTGGATTTTGGCCTGTGATATGGGTATTTATTATGACCTGGACAACCCCAGGGTGCCGATCGTGCCGGATGGGTTTCTCAGCGTTGGTGTGACCAAACACAAGGGTGAGTTTGGCCGTAAGAGCTATGTGATGTGGGAAGAAAACTTCATCCCGCCAATTATGGTATTTGAGCATGTTTCCCATGCCTATGGTGGTGAATACGATGCCAAGATGCTTAAGTATGCTAAGTTGGGTGCCCTCTACTATGTACTCTATAACCCACAGTTCTATCGACGCGATCGGCATGAACCATTTGAAGTTTATAAGCTGATTGAGGGTGAATATGTATTGCAAGCAGGCGAACCAGTATGGCTACCGGAACTAAACCTGGGGATTGGTAGAGCCGATAGTATCTTTGATTCCTGGGAGCGGGAGTGGTTGTTCTGGTATGGCCAGGATGGAAACAGATATCCATCACCTGCAGAAATTATTCAACAGCAGGCCAACTCGGCTAAACAGCAATTAGAGCAAGAACGAGCAAGAGCAGATCGACTAGCAGAAAAACTTAAAGAGCTAGGTATTGATCCAAATGATCTTTGA